Genomic window (Caldinitratiruptor microaerophilus):
GGACGATCTGGATGCCCGCCTGGCCCTTCAGACACGTCCGCCCGCCCCGGCGGGAACGGCCGTCCCGGGTGAGGCTGCCGAGGCCCTGCACGGCCAGGGCCGGCGGGGTGTCGTAAGGGATGGGGCCTTCCGGCTGGGTCGTGAGCGGGCTGTAGGGGTTGCCGGCGATCTTGCGCACCAGCGCCGTGGCACCGGTCCCCTCGCCCGGCCGCAGCACGACCTTGATGGTGCAGAACGTCTGACACTGCTGGCACACGGTGTAGATGACGTCCTGCGGCCCGTAGGCGTCCGTGGCCGTCCCCACGCCGTGGGGCTCGTCGTGGAACACCCGGGAGACGGCGCGCTCCAGCGGCTCCCGGGAGGCGGGGACGGCTGCGGCGGCCGCGGTGAAGGCCGCGGCGCCGGCCAGGAAGCCCCGCCGGGTCACCTGCGGAGCGCCCTGCGCGTTCTTGGTCTCGTTCATGCGGGCACCTCCTCGCCCTGGTACTCGCGCGCTTCGTCATGGATGGGGAGGACCTCCGCCGCCACCGAGTAGCCCAGAAGGCCGGCGGCGATGAGACCGGCGCTCAGGAGCCACTCGTTGGCGCTGGGAAGGTAGTGGCCCTCCGGCAGCCCGGCCATGACCGGCGGGATGAGGGGCGGGACCACGATGTGGAAGCGCACGGCCGCGATCCCGACCACCACGAGCCCGGAGGCGATCGCCACCCAGGCGGGGGACCCCCGGAGGGCGGGGGTCAGGAGGATCGCCGCCGGCACCAGCGACCCGGGCACGACCTGGACCCACCAGAACGCCCAGGCCATCGGGCCCGTGGCCATGAGGCGGATGATCTCGGTGTCGTGGGGGGCGAAGCCCAGGAGGGGCACGAGGAACTCGTAGAACTCGAGGCCCAGGTCCACCAGCAGGAACCCCGCCAGGAGGCCGCCGAGCCCGCGCATCAGGCCCTCGTCGGGCTGCCGGCCGCTGACCCGCGCGTGCACGTAGTCGATGAGGGTCAGGAGGGCAGTCCCGGACACCAGCGCCGACGCCACGAAGATCACGGGGAATAGCCCGCCGAACCACATGCCCCGGGCCTTGACCACCGCAAAGATCGTGCCGGTCCCGCCGTGCACGCCGAAGATGGCGATCGGGATGCCGAGCGTCCCCAGCACCCGCAGCCACCGGCGCAGGTGGGGAGGCGCATCCGGGCCCGCCCGGTGGAGCCGGATGGCCAGCGCCAGTTCAGCGCTCAGGAGCAGGATGTAGAGGACGTAGAAGCGCACCTCCCAGGCCAGGGGGCTCGTCCAGTTGAAGAAGACGAGCGGGTAGAAGGCCCGGTCGAGCCGGCCCAGGTCGATGGCAACAAAGCCCAGAGCCACCCCCATGCTCACGATCGCCATGAGGAGGGCAGCGCGGCCGATCCGCTCGTACCGCTCCAGGCCGAACACGTACACGAGCGACGAGAGCAGGAACGCCCCCGCGCTCAGCCCGACGAAGTAGATGTAGAACGCCACCCACGCCCCCCAGGGCGTGACGCTGGTCAGGTGGGTGACCCGCAGCCCGCCCGCGAGGCGCTGGGCAAAGGCCCACACGCCTGCCAGGATCACGATACCCAGCACCGTGTACCATCCCGTCCGGAGGGCGGGCGACACGCCGGGAGCCGCCGAGGGGCGGCCTGCCACCCGCCGCGCCGGGCTCCCGGACGAAACCGTCGTTGCCACGGGGATCCCTCCCTGGCTCGTCAGCTTCTCTGACACGAGGCCGCACTTCAGCGCAGGTAGATGACCCGGGGATGCGTCCCCAGTTCCTCCTTGAGGCGGAAGGCCCGGGGGCTGGCCGCCAGCCGGGCGACGACGCTGTGGGGGTCGCTCAGGTCGCCGAAGAAGCGGGCGTCGCCGGTGCACGTCTCCACGCACGCCGGCTCCTCGCCGCGCTGGAGGCGGTGCAGGCAGAAGGTGCACTTGCGCACCGTGCCGACGGGTGCCTTCCCGGGGCGGCGCGGCCCCCGGTCGACGCCGAACTCGGGCGCCTGTACCTCGTCGGCCCCCTGCATCTCGTCGGCATAGCTCTCGCCGAAGTCGAAGTAGCGGGCCCCGTACGGGCAGGCGGCGATGCAGTACCGGCACCCGATGCAGCGGTCATGGTCGATGACGACGATCCCGTCCTCCCGCTTGTACGTCGCCTTCACCGGGCAGACGGCCACGCAGGGCGGGTTGTCGCACTGCATGCAGGGCCGGGGCACGTTCACGTGGCCGACGTTCGGGTACTCGCCCAGCTCCATCTCCAGGACGACGTTGTAGGTGACCCCGGGCGGGGTCCGGTTCTCCGCCTTGCAGCTGACCGTACAGGTGTCACAGCCGATGCACTTCTGCAGGTCGATGACCATCGCCCACTGCGGGCCGCGCCGGGCGGCGGTCTCGTTCACCGGCGATCCCTCCTCCTTGAGCGCGGGCCTGCGCCCCACGCGGTGGCTGGCTGCGCCCGACCGGTCTAGCAAGGCGCGTGCCAGGTGGCGCGGCCCGCCGCCACCCGCCCCCGGGCGCTCTCCGGTCCCACCGCGCGGAACGCGGCGGGCGAAGAGCGCCCGCCGCGCCGGGTGACATTCTGGCATGCCTGCCAAAGTGTCACCCTCGTGCAACCGTGAGCCCTGGGGCGTCATGCCCCGGGGCTCAGCCGGTACTCGTCGATCTTGCGGTACAGGTTGCGGACGCTGACCCCCAAGAGTCGGGCGGCCTGGGCCCGGTTCCAGCCGGTTCGCTCCAGCGCCCGGCGGATGTGCTCCCGCTCCACCTCCTCGAGGGTCGGAAACCGGTCCCCGGCGGTCGGGCCGGGGACCGGCGCCCCCCCGGCCGGACGCTCCGCCAGCCGGACCGCCCCCGGCAGGAGCAGGTCCCCCTCCTGGATGACCTCGCCCGAGGCCAGGATCGCCCCCCGCTCGACGATGTTGAAGAGCTCCCGGACGTTTCCCGGGTAGTGGTACCGCATGAGGGCGTCCAGGGCGGCTGGAGAGAGGCTCCGCGGCCCCCGGGCGCGCCGGCGCAGGAAGTGGTCGACCAGGAGCGGGATGTCCTCGCGCCGCTCCCTGAGGGGCGGGACCTCGATGCGCACCACGCAGAGGCGGTAGTAGAGGTCCTCACGGAAGCGGCCGGCCGCCACCTCGTCCGCCAGCCGGCGATTGGTCGCCGACACGATCCGCACGCTCACCCGGCGGAGCCGGGTCTCGCCCACCCGGCGGAACTCACCGGTCTCGGCGAAGCGCAGGAGCTTGGGCTGGAGTTCGGCGGGCATCTCGCCGACCTCGTCGAGGAAGAGGGTGCCACGGTGGCCAAGCTCGACGAGACCGGGCTTGTCGGCCGCCGCGCCGGTGAAGGCACCCCGGGCGTGGCCGAACAGCTCGCTCTCCAGCAGGTGGGCGGGCAGCGCGGCGGCGTTCACCGCGAGGAAGGGTCCCCGGGCGCGCCCGGACCAGCGGTGCAGCGCCCGGGCGACGAGCTCCTTGCCGGTTCCGCTCTCCCCTTCGATGAGCACGTTCGAGTCGGCAGCCGCCACCCGCCGCGTGAGCTCCAGGAGTTGCCGGATGGCCGGGCTCTCCCCCACGATCTCCACCTGCTCCTGGCGCCACAGGGCCGCCCGCAGGCCGGTGTTCTCGTCGGCAAGGCGCCGCCGCTCCAGCGCCTTCTGCAGGACGAGGTCCAGCTCGGACAGGTTGCAGGGCTTGGTGAGGAAGTCGTAGGCACCCTCTTTCATCGCCTGGATCGCCGTCTCGATGGTCCCGTGCCCGGTGAGGATCACGACCTCCAGGGCAGGCTGCATCTCCCGGGCCCGGCGCAGCACCTCGAGCCCGTCCGGGCCGGGCATGCGGATGTCGACCACCGCCAGGTCGAACTCCTGCTCCGCCAGCGCCGCCAGGGCTTCGTGCCCGTCGGCCGCGCCCACCGGGCGCCAGCCCCGGCGCTGCATCCGCTGCACCAGCAGCTCCCGGAAGGCGTCCTCGTCGTCGGCGATCAGGACGCGGGGTTCGTCG
Coding sequences:
- the nrfD gene encoding NrfD/PsrC family molybdoenzyme membrane anchor subunit; amino-acid sequence: MATTVSSGSPARRVAGRPSAAPGVSPALRTGWYTVLGIVILAGVWAFAQRLAGGLRVTHLTSVTPWGAWVAFYIYFVGLSAGAFLLSSLVYVFGLERYERIGRAALLMAIVSMGVALGFVAIDLGRLDRAFYPLVFFNWTSPLAWEVRFYVLYILLLSAELALAIRLHRAGPDAPPHLRRWLRVLGTLGIPIAIFGVHGGTGTIFAVVKARGMWFGGLFPVIFVASALVSGTALLTLIDYVHARVSGRQPDEGLMRGLGGLLAGFLLVDLGLEFYEFLVPLLGFAPHDTEIIRLMATGPMAWAFWWVQVVPGSLVPAAILLTPALRGSPAWVAIASGLVVVGIAAVRFHIVVPPLIPPVMAGLPEGHYLPSANEWLLSAGLIAAGLLGYSVAAEVLPIHDEAREYQGEEVPA
- the dsrO gene encoding sulfate reduction electron transfer complex DsrMKJOP subunit DsrO; the protein is MTPQGSRLHEGDTLAGMPECHPARRALFARRVPRGGTGERPGAGGGGPRHLARALLDRSGAASHRVGRRPALKEEGSPVNETAARRGPQWAMVIDLQKCIGCDTCTVSCKAENRTPPGVTYNVVLEMELGEYPNVGHVNVPRPCMQCDNPPCVAVCPVKATYKREDGIVVIDHDRCIGCRYCIAACPYGARYFDFGESYADEMQGADEVQAPEFGVDRGPRRPGKAPVGTVRKCTFCLHRLQRGEEPACVETCTGDARFFGDLSDPHSVVARLAASPRAFRLKEELGTHPRVIYLR
- a CDS encoding sigma-54-dependent transcriptional regulator — translated: MADEPRVLIADDEDAFRELLVQRMQRRGWRPVGAADGHEALAALAEQEFDLAVVDIRMPGPDGLEVLRRAREMQPALEVVILTGHGTIETAIQAMKEGAYDFLTKPCNLSELDLVLQKALERRRLADENTGLRAALWRQEQVEIVGESPAIRQLLELTRRVAAADSNVLIEGESGTGKELVARALHRWSGRARGPFLAVNAAALPAHLLESELFGHARGAFTGAAADKPGLVELGHRGTLFLDEVGEMPAELQPKLLRFAETGEFRRVGETRLRRVSVRIVSATNRRLADEVAAGRFREDLYYRLCVVRIEVPPLRERREDIPLLVDHFLRRRARGPRSLSPAALDALMRYHYPGNVRELFNIVERGAILASGEVIQEGDLLLPGAVRLAERPAGGAPVPGPTAGDRFPTLEEVEREHIRRALERTGWNRAQAARLLGVSVRNLYRKIDEYRLSPGA